From the Candidatus Eremiobacterota bacterium genome, the window AGGGTTCTCGAAAACGAGGGTTTGTGAGAAAGGAACGGTGTGCCAGGAGGGCCCGAGGAAATGGCGTGGTGGCGTGTGACGGGGTGGAGCCTTTAATATGAGCGCAGGGCCTGGAAGGCTATTTTTGCGCCTTCGTAGGTTTCCACAGGTGCTGCGAGCGCTTCGAGGCGGATATTCCGTTGATAAAGAGAGCGTTACCAGGACGGCTGCTCTAAATCGGGAGGAGTTGAACGGTTACAAATTTTCATTAGCTATGGTGCCGATGGACTTTTCTTTGATAGAGTTTCGTTGTAAATTCCCCCCCACTTTTTTTGGTAAATATTATGTGCGTATACTGAAATTTCTTCTCTGGCCTTAAAGTCGTATGAAATAAATTCTTCAAAGACTTTCGGAGTAATGCCCGGAGGGTACCAAATTTCTGCGACAGCACCATTGATTTCCCTTACCCAATCTTGTCCTTTTTCAAATCCCGCCAGTTCAAATCTACTTTTATGATATAGATAAGGTTTTCCGGAATCGCCGATTATTCTATAAAAATCGCCTTCGCTTCCTAATACAGAGTAGATATTCCCCTCAGTTATGTCGGGGTGTCTTGTTTTATGACGATCCATTGGCTGGCTATTCAAGCATCTGACATCCATAACTGTTGCATTGGCATATCTTTTATTTGCCTGTCTTGCAGCAGCCCTCAGTTCTTCCTTGCTATATTCTTTCAAAATATGTTCTACAGGCTTATGAGGTTTGAGTTGCAGAGGATGATGAATTATGCCTTCCAATTCCCCGTGTTCCTTTTTAAATTTCCTGAGGACATAGGCATCGAATGCTTTTATTGCCTCTAAATTATCATCATGGTAATCTTCATATAGATGTTCATATTGAGAAAGTTCTTTAGAATAAAAGCATACTAGACTACCTTCGTCATCGATCTCCACTATCCAATCATCATCCATTGTATTATCAACTATTTCAAATCTTCTTGTGTCATAAAGGCAAGGCTCTCCTTCGTTATTTATTATTCTATAATCCAATTTGCTGCCTTCATCAATGACACTATAAATGTTTTCTAATGTCAAATTTGGATATGTTGGATCTTCTTTATCAATAGGCATAATGTTGCGGCATTTAACTTTCATTCAGACACCCAAATAGATGCCTTTTTCCTCAAGCGCTTTTTCGAGGGTAAGGTCATTGAACGCCATAGGGTAAAGCCTCCTCATCTGACAAATTCTTTTTTTGTGAGCTTTGATTCCTCACTTCCACATGCCGGCGGCGATGAGAGCCTTTTTCCACCAGGGCCTTTTGAGATCTGCCATTGCACGCTCCCAGGATTCCCTCAGATGCTCCTTCGCCCGCTCGGCCTCGTCGAGCTTCTGCTTCAGCTCTGCCAAGGCTGACTCTTTATGAGTTATGGCATACTGGGCATCATTGAGAACCTTTTGGGCTTCCTTGATGAGGGAGTCCTTCTGGCGGATCTCCTCGGTTATTAGCTCCGGGGGAGCGGGAAGGGCCTTGACGACCCTGTCGAGCTCCTCGAATTTGTAGCGGTACATCATCATACCCTGAACAGCCTGATCACGCTCCTGGGTAAGCTCTTTTCTTTGCTTGTCAAGCATATCGGCAAGTATGCCGATCACCTGTTGATGATCAGATGATGAACGCTGATCATCATGATCGGGGTGATGATCAGGGGGTTGAGCCTGATCACTGCAAGGTCCACCCAACTTCTCGACAGTATCCCTATGGACAAGCCATAACTCGCGCTTGTTGTCCATCACCTTTTTGGCCTGCATGTTCCGGCCTCGCTTGATCATCATCCTGATCGACGTCATGCTTCTGCCTGTCATCCGGCTTGCGTCCTTTAAGGATATCCACTCCTGATCTGACTGCTGAACATTGATCACCGGTTGATCACCGCCTTTGGGAAAAAAATAAATAAAACACGAACTAGATTGAAATCTAGCCGTGTTTCCCGCATGGGATATATTTGGCGCCGAAAAAAATTTTCCTTCTTGCCCTGCCTGGGTCAGCCGCGGCGGAGGCTCACTCAGGCAAGCGGCAGTCTCGATCTTTTTCATGCAGGATTTATCTTTTTCGTAAAAGAATATTTTTAATCGACCATTTTCGTTCAATATCGTTTGGAGGGTCACCTATGGATAAACTGATGACCGCGCAAGAAGTGGCCGATCTGCTTCAGGTGAACAAGAGCTCGATTTATAAGCTCGTCAAGGAAGAGGGCCTGCAGGCGGTCAAGGTGACCAACAAGTGGAGATTCAGGAAAGAAGACGTCGAAGAGTGGATGAAAAAGAAGGAAATCCACTAAGAGAGAAGGCCACCCGATAAGAGTGGCCTTCCCCGGAAAAGTTAAATTTTAATCTGGCAGTTAAGATTATAACAGCCTTCCGGGGAATTGTCAAAATCTCTTTCTTCTTTCGTTGATTTTCCTTTCCCTGGAGGCTTATGGACAAATTTGCCGACAGCAAGAATAAGGTTGACTTTGTCTTTTCGCTGTACCCCCTCTGGGTAACCTACAGCGGGCTGCCGCAGCACCTTGGGGCCACGGCGTGGTGCATATATAAGAGGCTCCTCGAGCTCCGGTACAGGTTCGGGAGCAGAACGTTTTTTTACCCCCTCGAAAGGCTCTGCGCGACAACGGGCATCACCAAGGCGGAGAACATCAAGACCAACCTTAACAAGCTCGTAGCCGCAGGACTCATAAGGTTCAAGACATCCCAGGGCCGAGGGAAGGCCGCGGAGTTCGAGATGATAGAGCCCATCAACGCGCCGCTCTCAGAAGAAGACGTGTACAGGCTGCATCCGCGGCTCCAGTCGAAATCATACAGGAGAAATCTGCATAGGGAACTTACGGGAGAAAACCCCCCGGAGCAGGATGTTTTATTGAAGGAAAAAAAGATCCTGGAGCAGGGGGTTTTAGGGAGAGAAAACCCCCCGGAGCAGGATGTTTTATTGAAGGAAAAGATCCTGGAGCAGGGGGTTTTAGGGAGAGAAAACCCCCCGGAGCAGGGGGCCAATAAGAAAGATATATATAAGAAAGACAACAACAACAAGAATGATCTTTCTCATGAGGGAAAGCTTGATCATGAGAAAGCGGCACATTCAGAAGAGAATGTTGTATTGTCGCCGGTTGTTGTTGCTCTTGATGAGAAAATGCTGAAAGAATACGGGATCGCAGGAGAAGCGGCAAAAACCTGGCTCAAGAAATATTCCCCGGCCTATCTTCTCGAAAAGGTTGAAATACTGGAATATAAGGCGCACCAGGGGGAAGCGATAAAGAACCGCGGCGGGATGCTGAAGAAGGCTGTCGAGGAAGACTGGCAGCCGCCCGAGGGGTTTTCCACGAGGACGCAGCGTGAGGAGGCGGCGCGGCGGGAGCGCGAGGCCGCGGAGGCGGAAAGAAGAGAAGCAGCTTCACGGGAGGAAAATGAGAGGCGCGAGCGGGAGCTCGCCAGGGCGGCAGAAGAATGGAAAAAGACGGCGACTCGTGAAGAGAAAGAAAAGGTTTACGAGAAGGCGCTCAAAGAGGTGAGCGCCGAGCACCCGGGAACAGAAGAACGATTTTTAAGGGTGCCGCTGAAGTTGAGAGAGCTGAAGATTATCTCTGAGGAATACCTCGGGGGAAATGGGAGGAGCGGGAAGTGAGAGCCGCAAAAACAGGCACGCCCGATTTATCGGTACCCCGCAAGCGGGGACGCCCCCGGAAAGACGCGCTCTCTGTGCCGCCTTTCAAGGCGCCTGAGCCCCAGGAGGCATCCAGGAAAAAACGGCCGGGAAGACCGGGCAGGATGCTCCTGCCAGAGATATCCCTTCCCGGGCAGAAGAAGATCGCCTTTGAGCCAATGGCGCCTCAGAAGAGAGAAAAGCCTGCAGGCGCCCGGAAGACCAGGCAGAAAAAGATCGCACCGCCCCCTGAAAAGGCAGGGCATCCTTCCTGGTGCGCGTGCCCGGTGTGCAGGCCCGAGGGCCCCCACGGCGGCAAGGTGGACATTCACATCCTCGTTGAGCCGGAGCTGAAGGAAGCTTTCGCAGCGCTCTGTAAGGCAAAAGGCGCCGCCGTTTCCACGATGGCGAGAGAAGCGCTCCTGAAGTGGATTGAGAAGCACCAGGGCGAGAAAGAGAAAACCTATGAGCAGTACACCATAGACGGCACCGTGGAGATAATCGAGCAGCGCACCGGGAAGATAAAGGCCCGCAAAAAGATCCTCACCTGCATCAAGAGCGTCACAATCGGCAGCCGGACCTATGGAAAAGGGGAGCGGATAGAAGTGACGTTCCCCGGCTCCTGTGACCTGGCCGCAGGGCAGAAGAAAGGGCCCTGGCAGCCTGGCGGCTACACTTCCCAATGGATAGGGAACAGGGCTCTCAAAATAAGCGAGATGGGCCGGGAGGAGAGGAAAAAGAGGGGGCGGCCGAAGGGAAAGAAAAAGCCGGTCCTTGCAAAAAGTTTACATAAAAGAGGGAAAGGTTAACCCCAGTGACATACAGATGTCATATGGCGGTGGTATGCTGAAAGACACGCGGACGGGAAAAAGGAAAGGGGTGGACAACATGGTGGTGGCGCATCCGGGGGAAGAGTGGGTAATGAAGCTCGGGCCGATCTCGAGGACCAACCAGGCGAAGGCGAGGAAGCAGGCCGAGGAGGGAGCCGTCGCCCAGGTGGAGGAGAGTGTCAAAGAGATTATGGAGAAGGTGCGACCTGCGGTGCCGCTGCTCCTTCAGGGCGCGGTGTGTGCCGGGGAGTGCGAGCCCAAGGCGAAGGAGGATCCGCCGGAGATAACGGTGGTGAGCTATCCGCTCAGTAACGGCGAATGGTTTTCCATCGCGTCGTCGGGATTCTTCGGGGTGAAGGCGTCGTGCGGGAAGTAGAGCGGGACGAGCCGGATAATGCGCCTGACGAGGAAGAGCCCAGGGAGAAGAAGCGGGCGGCGCGTCGCCATAAGACGTGGAGGATCGTGCGAAAGAGGCTGAGAATCGCACGGGATCACCTGAGCTTTACACCCGAAGATATTTACAGGCGCACGCCAGGGAAGCTGAAGAAGTGGAATTTCTCCTGCAACTGCTGGCTTTGCAAGGGCGATAAAAAGTTTGGGCTCAAAACGCTTAAAGATGCGGTGCTTGAACTGAAATATTGGGAAGGCCTGGGAGAATGGGATTCGGGCTTGCGGAGGAAAAGCGCGTGAAGAAGAACGCTACGGCTTTGCTTTCTTCCGCGTCGTCCTGGGGGATCGCTTCGCGGGCTCCCTCGGGTTGAGGCGCCTTCTGATGACGACGGAGGTGCGGAGCTTGAGGACCTTTTTCCTGGGGATATGCACCGGCGCCCCGGTCTGGGGGTGGGTCGTCGAGAGAGGAGCGCGGGTGACGACGCGGAAGGTGCCGAGGCCCCGGAGCTTCACCTCGCCGGTGTAGACGATATCGTCGGCGACAAGGGCGAGAAAACGGTCGATGAAAGCGCGGCCGTACTTGAGGGGGATGTTGAGCTCTTTTGAGACGGTGTCGGCGAGGACGGTCTGCGTTCTTCCCATGGAGGGGTGATTCGGACCGGGGGCGGAAAAAACCTCCATCCAGGACGGGTGGGGAAGGAGGAGCGCGATGGGGTGGAAGGATATCGAGGAGAAGACCCTCGAGGAGCTGGGCGCGGTGAAGCGGGCCTGGGTTCAAGAGCGGGTGAGCCTTGAGGCCCAAAACGATCTCCAGGGGAAGAGCCGGGAGGAGCTTACTGAGATGTTCCCCTATACGACCGAGGATCTCAACGACGAGGCCTGCATGAAAACCTTCGTCTGGCAGGCCTGGCTGCGGATAAAAGCCGGGGAGCTCGAGCCGGTGGACGGCAACGAGCGCTCGTTCTGGTACCGGGACGTGGAGCCCTTCTACATCGAGAAGGGCCTGATGGACCCGGGCAGGGGGAAAGATCTCCGGTGCGGCGAGCTTTTTACCGTGATGAAAAGGGTGGAGGAAGAGGGGCTTCTTGAGAAGCCCGGCTGGTTTTTGCCGTCGGTCTCGCGGGAGCTCCTTGAGGAGCTCGGGAGGAAGGACCCCGAAGCTTTCACGCGTCTCTTCCACGGCGCCAAGGAGACTTACGTCACGAACCTTGTCTCCCGGACGCTCAATGACTTCGTGAAGGCGGGGATCTTCAGGTTTCACTACAAGGTGCCCACCCCGGGGGATTTCAAGTTCAGGGACCCCCGGGAAGAGTTCAGGATTATAGGGAGGAAGCGGCCGCGGCTGATGTTCTTCACGGAGAAGGAGGGGCTGTGGTGGCTCTGCGAGTATGCGGCGGAAAAGTACGGGATCACCGTGGTGGCCTCCAAGGGTGAGCCAGGCCTTCTTGCCACGGAGTATCTTTATGACGCCCTTGTGGCCGCCGGGGCGATGAGCCTGGAGATCGGGGCCATCACCGACTATGACCCCTGGGGAGCCAAGATCCCGGAGAACTTTGAAGAGAAGCTCCGTGAGGGGATCTTCTACGGCCCCTCCCCGGAGAGGGTGCACCTCGTCCATCTTGACAAGTGGGAGAAGGATCTTGACCGGTTCTTTACGGAGCAGGAGCTCGAGCGGTACAAGAGGGACCTTCGCCTTTACAGCGCGTATAAGCAGGGGACGGTGGATGACTGGGTGAACAGCGGCTGCGGCATTAAGGGCGAGAAATACGGGATTCACATCGACACGGCGAACCGGCAGAGGCTGCGCGCTGAGGTGGACCGCTGGGTGAAGGAGGTCCTTTAGGAGCGGGGGAGTGATGCAAAAGTGATGCAGATCCTGGAAGGTGATGCAGAAGTGCATCAGGACTGAGGAAAGGGAGAAGGGGGCGGTATGGTGGAGGAGAAGCTCGCGATCACGGTGAGGCTTTCTGAAGAGGCATACGGTAAGGTGAGGAAGTATGCCGATGAGATAGGCGAGAGCATGGGGGGCGCGGTGTGCCGGATAGTCGATGAGTTTTTCAAAGGCTCCGCGGTGCCATCGCCAGCACCGCCTGGCGGTACTATGCCGAGTGTCCCGGAGGAGCTCTATGGGCTTCCGTGGAGGGTAAAGAAAGTCGAGGAAGGGCAGGTGGAGTTGCAGGGCTATGTGAAGGGCCTTTCTGAAAAAATGGACACGCTTCAGTACAGCCTGAGCATAGTGTGTGCGAAGCTCGGCATGCCGCCGCCGATTCCCCAGTGGCCCTCGACGGCGTGGGGCGGCCTCGACACGGAGGAGAAGCGCCTGAAGGCCGAGCGGCTGAGATCGCTTCTGCAGGAGATAGGCACGCACCCCGCGGTGCTGATGGGCGGGCTTGCGGGGCTTGAGGATCGCCTGGCGTCCTTCAGTGGGGTCCAGATGACGGATGAGGAGAAGAAGGCCCTCATTGAGAAGGCGGCGGAGCTTCGGGCGCTTTCGGCGGAGCTGGGGAGGCTCCCGGAGGTGAGGGAGGCGGCCCAGGCCGAGCTTGAGCGGCGGACCCGGGAGGGGAAGGAGTAAGGGGCCGTGTATGAAGTATCGGTTTGAATCGTATGTTCATAGAACGTCACCGCAAAATGTGAAGATTACGTGTACAGAATAGCGGTTTGAATCGATGTGATGGTTTCATGGAGTCATCTTATCACTGCATTGAATATTGCTTTATAGGAGAGAAGAGAGCTTATATGGAACAAAATAAAATAATTCACTGTGAAAAATAGAGGGCCTCAAATGAGTCAATTCCCCGTTCAATATTATCTTTCTATTTTTTCAATACTGGAAGGCTCCCGGATGGGCCTATCGCAATTTTCCGACTGCAGCAGAGTCAGCGCATTAATCGCATTTACACGTGAAGGTCCACTTTTTGTATTTGACCCTCAGGATCTCCTACGGGAACATGTAAAAGAATTTCGAGAGATATATGGAGAGGCAGGTAATTGGAAAAATAATGCACCGGATGTCTCAAATTTTAGCTTTGGCATGTATCAAATTGCAAAAACAGATGAAATACCAATGCTCATTTCATTTGGGGCATATTCAAAATCTGTATTCTACCAGATGTGGTTCACTGAAAAACACCTCAATTGTTGTTCCGAAGGGCCAACTATAAGGTGGCTTCAACATGCTACGGGACTTCTCGTTAATGAGATCGCCTTAGGAGGTAACATTTTAAGCGATTCCAGATATGTCATGCAAGGTTATGCATTGCGTGCAGTCGGACATCATTTAGGCGGCAAGTTAAATTGTATATTACATAGAGATTCAAGATTGCCTATTATGGATATTCTTGAAACTATCTTAGATATCTCCACGGCCATCGAAGAAGGGGTGCGCGCGTCTGGTAGGTTGATTTTTTGCGAAACCGAAATCATTAAGAATTTGCGTTTGCATGCGTCATTTGACAATTCCGTGGCTATATCTTTGAGCGACGTAAAACATATTCGCAAACTCCTTCAAGCTGTTGATAATCAAGAATACTCTCTGTTGGCCAACGAAAAGAAGCTTGTCGGGATATATAAGGGTAAATTTTTTGATAATACAATAATTGCAGATTTTAAGAACGGATGTGGTGATATTAGATTTGGGAGTGAGATCGTTTGCACCTTCAGAGATGGGAAGTTTTATTCAACTCGTCATATAGTAGATCTGACTTCATTTGAGACTATTCTGAAAGAAGTTGGTTTCTCGACTGCTAGGCAGGAGCGTTTGTTGAATATAACAAGAAAAATTGTTCAGTCCGCTAGAGATGAGCGTCATGGGTGTACGCTAATAATTCAACTTGGTGAACTTCAACTCACTCTAGCAGGCCAAAAATTGATGGAACCACTTGATCTTGAAAACCCAGAAAACATAGAAATCGCGATAAGCATGGCGAAAATTGACGGAGCTTTGCATATTGATGGAAATGCTAAGTTGTATGCCTTCGCTTGTCTACTTGATGGACCTCAAAGAGAAAATGAAGACCGTTCAAGAGGAGCTAGATTTAATTCATCATTGCGATTTACAGGAGTGCATTTAGATACTGTTGCAATAATTGTCTCGGAAGATGGCCCCGTTTCTATCATATCTAAGGGAGAACACATTAATAAAGCTATTAAATGGAAATCTATTGATCGTGTTGAGATAAATCCTCCTGAACTAAAGACATGGTTGAAGGCAAACGGAAATGACTAAGAGATCTTCTTAACAATGAGGTAAGCCTTGATGAATAATCTACCTGAAGGGGAAAAAGTTATTCCAGTTATCAGAGATTTTTCAGATAAACTTCTAGTATTGGCTAGTGAGATTATGCAGTCAGGGAAGATAAAATGGGAGGAGTCAGATCATTTGGCTTTTATGGCTTTATGTTTTGCAAAATCTCAAGAAGAGCAACTTAAATCTATAAATGTTTTAGTAGATGCTGGACAACATAGGGATGCTGGACAAATTTCAAGAAGTTCTGTTGAGGGGATGTGTTTTTTGATTTGGGCCGCAAGAGAACTAGATCGCCCGATGCTTTGGCGTTCTTTTGCATCAGCTGAAGAATCGCAAAAGTTAAGAGAAAAAGAAGAGCATGGAGAGAGCGTATCCCAAGATAGAAAAGACGAACGAGAACAAAGACTCAAAATTTATGGTACGATGCATGACAAGCGAAAAATAGCAGAACAAATAGAATTACAGGTGGCAACTGGTGTATCTCCATTGGAAGTTTCATATAACAGATATTGGTATCAAGGAAAAGCGCACTCTATCGCAGATATAATCAAGTGTATATTTGAAAAATCTGAGACTTTCTATGAAATTGTCTATGGGGCTTTAAGTGGACGCATTAGATCATGAAATCTACACCGATCATTGACGGTTGATAAGGAAGAGGTGGGAATATGAAAAAATGCCCCTATTGCGCAGAAGATATACAACAGGATGCAATCAAGTGCAAACATTGTCATGAATGGATGGATATAGAAGATGATTTGTTTGAGGCGGCTAAAAGTGCGGATACCGTTAAAATTAAAGCACTTTCAGCAAGAAAACAA encodes:
- a CDS encoding HU family DNA-binding protein — its product is MGRTQTVLADTVSKELNIPLKYGRAFIDRFLALVADDIVYTGEVKLRGLGTFRVVTRAPLSTTHPQTGAPVHIPRKKVLKLRTSVVIRRRLNPREPAKRSPRTTRKKAKP
- a CDS encoding DNA integrity scanning protein DisA nucleotide-binding domain protein; translated protein: MSQFPVQYYLSIFSILEGSRMGLSQFSDCSRVSALIAFTREGPLFVFDPQDLLREHVKEFREIYGEAGNWKNNAPDVSNFSFGMYQIAKTDEIPMLISFGAYSKSVFYQMWFTEKHLNCCSEGPTIRWLQHATGLLVNEIALGGNILSDSRYVMQGYALRAVGHHLGGKLNCILHRDSRLPIMDILETILDISTAIEEGVRASGRLIFCETEIIKNLRLHASFDNSVAISLSDVKHIRKLLQAVDNQEYSLLANEKKLVGIYKGKFFDNTIIADFKNGCGDIRFGSEIVCTFRDGKFYSTRHIVDLTSFETILKEVGFSTARQERLLNITRKIVQSARDERHGCTLIIQLGELQLTLAGQKLMEPLDLENPENIEIAISMAKIDGALHIDGNAKLYAFACLLDGPQRENEDRSRGARFNSSLRFTGVHLDTVAIIVSEDGPVSIISKGEHINKAIKWKSIDRVEINPPELKTWLKANGND
- a CDS encoding helix-turn-helix domain-containing protein gives rise to the protein MDKLMTAQEVADLLQVNKSSIYKLVKEEGLQAVKVTNKWRFRKEDVEEWMKKKEIH
- a CDS encoding DUF5677 domain-containing protein, which produces MNNLPEGEKVIPVIRDFSDKLLVLASEIMQSGKIKWEESDHLAFMALCFAKSQEEQLKSINVLVDAGQHRDAGQISRSSVEGMCFLIWAARELDRPMLWRSFASAEESQKLREKEEHGESVSQDRKDEREQRLKIYGTMHDKRKIAEQIELQVATGVSPLEVSYNRYWYQGKAHSIADIIKCIFEKSETFYEIVYGALSGRIRS